The following are encoded together in the Anoplopoma fimbria isolate UVic2021 breed Golden Eagle Sablefish chromosome 9, Afim_UVic_2022, whole genome shotgun sequence genome:
- the g3bp2a gene encoding ras GTPase-activating protein-binding protein 2 isoform X3, translated as MVMEKPSPLLVGREFVRQYYTLLNKAPDFLHRFYGRNSSYVHGGLDPSGKLAEAVYGQAEIHKKVMSLHFSECHTKIRHVDAHATLSDGVVVQVLGELSNNGQPMRKFMQTFVLAPEGSVANKFYVHNDIFRYEDEVFGDSEAELDEESEEEVEEEPEERQPSPEPLQESPNSTTYYEPHPVANGVEEPMEEPAPEPEPEPEPEPKVEEIKPDVDEKVLEEMEEKAPSPVPVESPPNTQEPPKTFSWASVTSKNLPPSGTVASSGIPPHVVKAPSSQPRVETKTETQTAPLRSRDQRTRDRPAFTPRGPRPGGRGDAEPGEMDSRRIVRYPDSHQLFVGNLPHDIDESELKDFFMTYGNVVELRINTKGVGGKLPNFGFVVFDDSDPVQRILGAKVEGPIMFRGEVRLNVEEKKTRAVRERETRGGGDERRDMRRNDRGPGGSRGIVGSGMMRERDGRGPPPRGGMAPKPGMGSGRGSGGQGEGRFTTQRR; from the exons ATGGTGATGGAGAAGCCAAGTCCCCTGCTTGTAGGGCGGGAGTTTGTGAGGCAGTATTACACACTGTTAAACAAGGCACCAGATTTCCTGCACAG GTTTTATGGGAGGAATTCTTCCTATGTTCATGGAGGACTTGACCCGAGTGGGAAGCTGGCGGAAGCGGTGTACGGGCAAGCG GAAATCCACAAGAAGGTCATGTCCCTGCATTTCAGTGAGTGCCACACAAAGATCAGGCATGTGGATGCCCATGCCACACTGAGTGATGGAGTGGTGGTGCAAGTCCTGGGAGAACTGTCAAACAATGGTCAGCCAATGAGGAAGTTTATGCAAACGTTCGTGCTTGCTCCAGAA GGTTCTGTGGCGAACAAGTTCTACGTCCACAATGACATCTTTCGCTACGAAGATGAGGTTTTTGGCGACTCTGAAGCTGAGCTTGATGAAG AATCAGAGGAGGAAGTTGAAGAGGAGCCAGAGGAGAGGCAGCCATCCCCTGAGCCACTTCAAGAAAGCCCCAACAGCACCACTTATTACGAACCTCACCCTGTCGC TAATGGAGTAGAGGAGCCCATGGAGGAGCCGGCTCCAGAGCCTGAGCCCGAGCCTGAACCAGAGCCCAAAGTAGAGGAGATAAAGCCTGATGTAGATGAGAAGGTTctggaagagatggaggagaaagcCCCGTCACCGGTCCCTGTGGAGTCTCCACCAAACACCCAGGAGCCTCCCAAG ACTTTCTCGTGGGCCTCGGTGACCAGTAAAAACCTGCCTCCCAGCGGAACAGTTGCCTCCTCTGGAATCCCACCCCATGTTGTTAAAGCTCCAAGCTCACAG CCAAGAGTTGAAACCAAGACGGAGACACAGACTGCCCCTCTTCGGTCCAGAGACCAGCGCACACGTGACAGACCTGCCTTTACTCCGCGGGGTCCCAGGCCTG GTGGTCGGGGAGATGCTGAACCTGGTGAAATGGACAGCAGGCGGATCGTCCGATACCCAGACAGTCACCAGCTTTTTGTTGGCAACCTCCCACATGACATTGATGAGAGCGAGCTCAAAGACTTCTTCATGA cttatGGAAATGTTGTGGAGCTGCGGATCAACACCAAGGGCGTTGGTGGGAAGCTGCCCAACTTTGGATTTGTGGTCTTTGACGACTCTGATCCTGTGCAAAGAATCCTGGGGGCCAAGGTAGAAGGG CCTATCATGTTTCGAGGCGAGGTGCGTCTGAatgtggaggagaagaagacgaGGGCGGTGCGTGAACGAGAGACCCGTGGTGGAGGAGATGAGCGTCGGGACATGAGGCGCAACGACCGAGGCCCCGGAGGTTCCAGAGGCATCGTGGGAAGTGGAATGATGCGAGAGCGTGACGGGAGGGGACCACCACCGCGAGGCGGCATGGCCCCCAAACCCGGCATGGGCTCCGGAAGAGGCTCTGGTGGCCAGGGAGAGGGTCGCTTCACAACCCAGCGTCGCTGA
- the g3bp2a gene encoding ras GTPase-activating protein-binding protein 2 isoform X2, whose translation MVMEKPSPLLVGREFVRQYYTLLNKAPDFLHRFYGRNSSYVHGGLDPSGKLAEAVYGQAEIHKKVMSLHFSECHTKIRHVDAHATLSDGVVVQVLGELSNNGQPMRKFMQTFVLAPEGSVANKFYVHNDIFRYEDEVFGDSEAELDEESEEEVEEEPEERQPSPEPLQESPNSTTYYEPHPVANGVEEPMEEPAPEPEPEPEPEPKVEEIKPDVDEKVLEEMEEKAPSPVPVESPPNTQEPPKTFSWASVTSKNLPPSGTVASSGIPPHVVKAPSSQPRVETKTETQTAPLRSRDQRTRDRPAFTPRGPRPDGVASSESQTGKPHLSFVNKGGRGDAEPGEMDSRRIVRYPDSHQLFVGNLPHDIDESELKDFFMTYGNVVELRINTKGVGGKLPNFGFVVFDDSDPVQRILGAKPIMFRGEVRLNVEEKKTRAVRERETRGGGDERRDMRRNDRGPGGSRGIVGSGMMRERDGRGPPPRGGMAPKPGMGSGRGSGGQGEGRFTTQRR comes from the exons ATGGTGATGGAGAAGCCAAGTCCCCTGCTTGTAGGGCGGGAGTTTGTGAGGCAGTATTACACACTGTTAAACAAGGCACCAGATTTCCTGCACAG GTTTTATGGGAGGAATTCTTCCTATGTTCATGGAGGACTTGACCCGAGTGGGAAGCTGGCGGAAGCGGTGTACGGGCAAGCG GAAATCCACAAGAAGGTCATGTCCCTGCATTTCAGTGAGTGCCACACAAAGATCAGGCATGTGGATGCCCATGCCACACTGAGTGATGGAGTGGTGGTGCAAGTCCTGGGAGAACTGTCAAACAATGGTCAGCCAATGAGGAAGTTTATGCAAACGTTCGTGCTTGCTCCAGAA GGTTCTGTGGCGAACAAGTTCTACGTCCACAATGACATCTTTCGCTACGAAGATGAGGTTTTTGGCGACTCTGAAGCTGAGCTTGATGAAG AATCAGAGGAGGAAGTTGAAGAGGAGCCAGAGGAGAGGCAGCCATCCCCTGAGCCACTTCAAGAAAGCCCCAACAGCACCACTTATTACGAACCTCACCCTGTCGC TAATGGAGTAGAGGAGCCCATGGAGGAGCCGGCTCCAGAGCCTGAGCCCGAGCCTGAACCAGAGCCCAAAGTAGAGGAGATAAAGCCTGATGTAGATGAGAAGGTTctggaagagatggaggagaaagcCCCGTCACCGGTCCCTGTGGAGTCTCCACCAAACACCCAGGAGCCTCCCAAG ACTTTCTCGTGGGCCTCGGTGACCAGTAAAAACCTGCCTCCCAGCGGAACAGTTGCCTCCTCTGGAATCCCACCCCATGTTGTTAAAGCTCCAAGCTCACAG CCAAGAGTTGAAACCAAGACGGAGACACAGACTGCCCCTCTTCGGTCCAGAGACCAGCGCACACGTGACAGACCTGCCTTTACTCCGCGGGGTCCCAGGCCTG ATGGTGTTGCATCTTCGGAGTCACAAACGGGGAAACCACACTTGAGTTTTGTAAACAAAG GTGGTCGGGGAGATGCTGAACCTGGTGAAATGGACAGCAGGCGGATCGTCCGATACCCAGACAGTCACCAGCTTTTTGTTGGCAACCTCCCACATGACATTGATGAGAGCGAGCTCAAAGACTTCTTCATGA cttatGGAAATGTTGTGGAGCTGCGGATCAACACCAAGGGCGTTGGTGGGAAGCTGCCCAACTTTGGATTTGTGGTCTTTGACGACTCTGATCCTGTGCAAAGAATCCTGGGGGCCAAG CCTATCATGTTTCGAGGCGAGGTGCGTCTGAatgtggaggagaagaagacgaGGGCGGTGCGTGAACGAGAGACCCGTGGTGGAGGAGATGAGCGTCGGGACATGAGGCGCAACGACCGAGGCCCCGGAGGTTCCAGAGGCATCGTGGGAAGTGGAATGATGCGAGAGCGTGACGGGAGGGGACCACCACCGCGAGGCGGCATGGCCCCCAAACCCGGCATGGGCTCCGGAAGAGGCTCTGGTGGCCAGGGAGAGGGTCGCTTCACAACCCAGCGTCGCTGA
- the g3bp2a gene encoding ras GTPase-activating protein-binding protein 2 isoform X4 has product MVMEKPSPLLVGREFVRQYYTLLNKAPDFLHRFYGRNSSYVHGGLDPSGKLAEAVYGQAEIHKKVMSLHFSECHTKIRHVDAHATLSDGVVVQVLGELSNNGQPMRKFMQTFVLAPEGSVANKFYVHNDIFRYEDEVFGDSEAELDEESEEEVEEEPEERQPSPEPLQESPNSTTYYEPHPVANGVEEPMEEPAPEPEPEPEPEPKVEEIKPDVDEKVLEEMEEKAPSPVPVESPPNTQEPPKTFSWASVTSKNLPPSGTVASSGIPPHVVKAPSSQPRVETKTETQTAPLRSRDQRTRDRPAFTPRGPRPGGRGDAEPGEMDSRRIVRYPDSHQLFVGNLPHDIDESELKDFFMTYGNVVELRINTKGVGGKLPNFGFVVFDDSDPVQRILGAKPIMFRGEVRLNVEEKKTRAVRERETRGGGDERRDMRRNDRGPGGSRGIVGSGMMRERDGRGPPPRGGMAPKPGMGSGRGSGGQGEGRFTTQRR; this is encoded by the exons ATGGTGATGGAGAAGCCAAGTCCCCTGCTTGTAGGGCGGGAGTTTGTGAGGCAGTATTACACACTGTTAAACAAGGCACCAGATTTCCTGCACAG GTTTTATGGGAGGAATTCTTCCTATGTTCATGGAGGACTTGACCCGAGTGGGAAGCTGGCGGAAGCGGTGTACGGGCAAGCG GAAATCCACAAGAAGGTCATGTCCCTGCATTTCAGTGAGTGCCACACAAAGATCAGGCATGTGGATGCCCATGCCACACTGAGTGATGGAGTGGTGGTGCAAGTCCTGGGAGAACTGTCAAACAATGGTCAGCCAATGAGGAAGTTTATGCAAACGTTCGTGCTTGCTCCAGAA GGTTCTGTGGCGAACAAGTTCTACGTCCACAATGACATCTTTCGCTACGAAGATGAGGTTTTTGGCGACTCTGAAGCTGAGCTTGATGAAG AATCAGAGGAGGAAGTTGAAGAGGAGCCAGAGGAGAGGCAGCCATCCCCTGAGCCACTTCAAGAAAGCCCCAACAGCACCACTTATTACGAACCTCACCCTGTCGC TAATGGAGTAGAGGAGCCCATGGAGGAGCCGGCTCCAGAGCCTGAGCCCGAGCCTGAACCAGAGCCCAAAGTAGAGGAGATAAAGCCTGATGTAGATGAGAAGGTTctggaagagatggaggagaaagcCCCGTCACCGGTCCCTGTGGAGTCTCCACCAAACACCCAGGAGCCTCCCAAG ACTTTCTCGTGGGCCTCGGTGACCAGTAAAAACCTGCCTCCCAGCGGAACAGTTGCCTCCTCTGGAATCCCACCCCATGTTGTTAAAGCTCCAAGCTCACAG CCAAGAGTTGAAACCAAGACGGAGACACAGACTGCCCCTCTTCGGTCCAGAGACCAGCGCACACGTGACAGACCTGCCTTTACTCCGCGGGGTCCCAGGCCTG GTGGTCGGGGAGATGCTGAACCTGGTGAAATGGACAGCAGGCGGATCGTCCGATACCCAGACAGTCACCAGCTTTTTGTTGGCAACCTCCCACATGACATTGATGAGAGCGAGCTCAAAGACTTCTTCATGA cttatGGAAATGTTGTGGAGCTGCGGATCAACACCAAGGGCGTTGGTGGGAAGCTGCCCAACTTTGGATTTGTGGTCTTTGACGACTCTGATCCTGTGCAAAGAATCCTGGGGGCCAAG CCTATCATGTTTCGAGGCGAGGTGCGTCTGAatgtggaggagaagaagacgaGGGCGGTGCGTGAACGAGAGACCCGTGGTGGAGGAGATGAGCGTCGGGACATGAGGCGCAACGACCGAGGCCCCGGAGGTTCCAGAGGCATCGTGGGAAGTGGAATGATGCGAGAGCGTGACGGGAGGGGACCACCACCGCGAGGCGGCATGGCCCCCAAACCCGGCATGGGCTCCGGAAGAGGCTCTGGTGGCCAGGGAGAGGGTCGCTTCACAACCCAGCGTCGCTGA
- the g3bp2a gene encoding ras GTPase-activating protein-binding protein 2 isoform X1 encodes MVMEKPSPLLVGREFVRQYYTLLNKAPDFLHRFYGRNSSYVHGGLDPSGKLAEAVYGQAEIHKKVMSLHFSECHTKIRHVDAHATLSDGVVVQVLGELSNNGQPMRKFMQTFVLAPEGSVANKFYVHNDIFRYEDEVFGDSEAELDEESEEEVEEEPEERQPSPEPLQESPNSTTYYEPHPVANGVEEPMEEPAPEPEPEPEPEPKVEEIKPDVDEKVLEEMEEKAPSPVPVESPPNTQEPPKTFSWASVTSKNLPPSGTVASSGIPPHVVKAPSSQPRVETKTETQTAPLRSRDQRTRDRPAFTPRGPRPDGVASSESQTGKPHLSFVNKGGRGDAEPGEMDSRRIVRYPDSHQLFVGNLPHDIDESELKDFFMTYGNVVELRINTKGVGGKLPNFGFVVFDDSDPVQRILGAKVEGPIMFRGEVRLNVEEKKTRAVRERETRGGGDERRDMRRNDRGPGGSRGIVGSGMMRERDGRGPPPRGGMAPKPGMGSGRGSGGQGEGRFTTQRR; translated from the exons ATGGTGATGGAGAAGCCAAGTCCCCTGCTTGTAGGGCGGGAGTTTGTGAGGCAGTATTACACACTGTTAAACAAGGCACCAGATTTCCTGCACAG GTTTTATGGGAGGAATTCTTCCTATGTTCATGGAGGACTTGACCCGAGTGGGAAGCTGGCGGAAGCGGTGTACGGGCAAGCG GAAATCCACAAGAAGGTCATGTCCCTGCATTTCAGTGAGTGCCACACAAAGATCAGGCATGTGGATGCCCATGCCACACTGAGTGATGGAGTGGTGGTGCAAGTCCTGGGAGAACTGTCAAACAATGGTCAGCCAATGAGGAAGTTTATGCAAACGTTCGTGCTTGCTCCAGAA GGTTCTGTGGCGAACAAGTTCTACGTCCACAATGACATCTTTCGCTACGAAGATGAGGTTTTTGGCGACTCTGAAGCTGAGCTTGATGAAG AATCAGAGGAGGAAGTTGAAGAGGAGCCAGAGGAGAGGCAGCCATCCCCTGAGCCACTTCAAGAAAGCCCCAACAGCACCACTTATTACGAACCTCACCCTGTCGC TAATGGAGTAGAGGAGCCCATGGAGGAGCCGGCTCCAGAGCCTGAGCCCGAGCCTGAACCAGAGCCCAAAGTAGAGGAGATAAAGCCTGATGTAGATGAGAAGGTTctggaagagatggaggagaaagcCCCGTCACCGGTCCCTGTGGAGTCTCCACCAAACACCCAGGAGCCTCCCAAG ACTTTCTCGTGGGCCTCGGTGACCAGTAAAAACCTGCCTCCCAGCGGAACAGTTGCCTCCTCTGGAATCCCACCCCATGTTGTTAAAGCTCCAAGCTCACAG CCAAGAGTTGAAACCAAGACGGAGACACAGACTGCCCCTCTTCGGTCCAGAGACCAGCGCACACGTGACAGACCTGCCTTTACTCCGCGGGGTCCCAGGCCTG ATGGTGTTGCATCTTCGGAGTCACAAACGGGGAAACCACACTTGAGTTTTGTAAACAAAG GTGGTCGGGGAGATGCTGAACCTGGTGAAATGGACAGCAGGCGGATCGTCCGATACCCAGACAGTCACCAGCTTTTTGTTGGCAACCTCCCACATGACATTGATGAGAGCGAGCTCAAAGACTTCTTCATGA cttatGGAAATGTTGTGGAGCTGCGGATCAACACCAAGGGCGTTGGTGGGAAGCTGCCCAACTTTGGATTTGTGGTCTTTGACGACTCTGATCCTGTGCAAAGAATCCTGGGGGCCAAGGTAGAAGGG CCTATCATGTTTCGAGGCGAGGTGCGTCTGAatgtggaggagaagaagacgaGGGCGGTGCGTGAACGAGAGACCCGTGGTGGAGGAGATGAGCGTCGGGACATGAGGCGCAACGACCGAGGCCCCGGAGGTTCCAGAGGCATCGTGGGAAGTGGAATGATGCGAGAGCGTGACGGGAGGGGACCACCACCGCGAGGCGGCATGGCCCCCAAACCCGGCATGGGCTCCGGAAGAGGCTCTGGTGGCCAGGGAGAGGGTCGCTTCACAACCCAGCGTCGCTGA